A window of Metabacillus sp. B2-18 contains these coding sequences:
- the moaA gene encoding GTP 3',8-cyclase MoaA, with protein sequence MVLKNNKSVYDYFDRPLRDLRISVTDKCNFRCTYCMPAEIFGPDYPFLKRNELLSYEEIERLTKVFVQTLGVKKIRLTGGEPLMRKDLAFLIDRINSIDGVEDIAMTTNGYFLPKYAKELKAAGLQRVSISLDSLNDDVFGKINGRGVSVKAVLDGIDAASKAGLKVKINMVVKRGMNEHEIIPMAKYFREKGHILRFIEFMDVGNSNKWNLQDVYPKKQIVEDIHEVMPLEPVDPNYTGEVASRYRYVGSQDEIGVISSVSDAFCSTCNRARLSASGSLYTCLFASKGHDLREVIRSEKTDEELAKHVTSIWNGRKDQYSVERSELTTKREKIEMSHIGG encoded by the coding sequence ATCGTATTGAAGAATAATAAATCTGTTTATGATTATTTTGATCGTCCTCTACGAGATTTGCGAATTTCTGTAACAGATAAATGTAATTTTCGTTGTACTTATTGTATGCCTGCTGAAATATTTGGTCCGGACTATCCTTTTTTAAAAAGAAATGAACTTCTTTCTTATGAAGAAATTGAACGATTAACTAAAGTTTTTGTTCAAACACTAGGCGTTAAGAAAATTCGACTTACAGGTGGAGAGCCGTTAATGAGAAAAGACTTAGCTTTTCTTATTGATCGCATCAATTCTATAGACGGTGTAGAAGATATAGCGATGACTACGAACGGATATTTCTTACCTAAATATGCTAAAGAGCTTAAAGCTGCTGGATTACAACGTGTGTCCATTAGTCTTGACTCCCTGAATGATGATGTGTTCGGTAAAATTAATGGACGAGGTGTATCTGTAAAAGCTGTTTTAGACGGTATAGATGCTGCTTCTAAAGCTGGTTTAAAAGTGAAAATTAACATGGTTGTCAAACGTGGAATGAATGAACATGAAATTATTCCTATGGCAAAGTATTTCCGTGAAAAAGGCCATATTTTACGGTTTATTGAATTTATGGATGTTGGCAATTCAAATAAGTGGAACTTACAAGATGTTTATCCAAAAAAACAAATTGTGGAAGATATCCATGAGGTAATGCCATTAGAACCTGTGGATCCAAACTATACAGGTGAAGTTGCAAGCCGTTACCGTTACGTAGGTTCTCAAGATGAAATCGGGGTTATTTCATCTGTATCAGATGCATTCTGTTCAACATGTAATCGTGCTCGTCTGTCAGCAAGCGGTTCTCTTTATACATGTTTGTTTGCTTCAAAAGGTCACGATTTACGCGAAGTAATTAGATCGGAGAAAACGGATGAAGAGCTTGCAAAACATGTAACATCTATTTGGAATGGACGAAAAGATCAATACTCTGTTGAACGAAGTGAACTAACGACTAAGCGGGAAAAAATTGAGATGTCACATATTGGAGGATAA
- a CDS encoding group-specific protein — MSSCKIDHTIDDVTKKLKEQTPYMNYSLGEKCFNFLSTSVSQADLNELFHLLKKFDLASEDEKKIRIDKLEKLVQ; from the coding sequence ATGAGCTCATGTAAAATTGACCATACAATTGATGATGTTACTAAAAAGTTAAAGGAACAGACTCCTTATATGAATTATAGTTTAGGTGAAAAATGTTTCAATTTCTTATCTACCTCAGTTTCTCAAGCTGATCTCAATGAACTGTTTCACTTATTGAAAAAATTTGACTTAGCAAGTGAAGATGAAAAGAAAATTCGGATCGATAAGCTGGAAAAATTAGTACAATAA
- a CDS encoding acyl-CoA dehydrogenase family protein has translation MNFNLSQEQEMVKKLVRSFVDREISPYISEWDRKGHFETSILNRLADLNLMGVCIPEEYGGSGMDYNALAIVCEELERGDTSFRTAVSVHTGLNSMTLLQWGNEWQKRNYLVPQAKGEKIGAFGLTEPNAGSDVASMKTSAIKQGDHYILNGQKTWISLCDVADHFLVFAYTDTSKKHHGISAFIVERTMPGFSSKAIKGKLGIRAGNTGELFFDNVKVPKENLLGEEGEGFKIAMSALDNGRFTVAAGACGIISACLEASVKYCHERSTFGKEIGKHQLVQQMLAKMEAGLQMSRLLVYRAGCLKNEGKRNTRETSLAKWQACDFANEAANDAVQIHGAYGYSDEYPVERHLRNSKAPVIYEGTREIHTIMQAEYVLGYREDKPLNKTLPAWEDIEQLLH, from the coding sequence ATGAACTTTAATCTATCTCAAGAACAAGAAATGGTGAAAAAACTTGTAAGATCATTTGTTGATAGAGAAATATCTCCATATATTAGTGAATGGGATCGTAAAGGTCATTTTGAAACAAGTATTTTGAATCGACTTGCTGACTTGAACCTAATGGGAGTTTGTATTCCTGAAGAATATGGTGGAAGCGGCATGGATTATAATGCATTGGCAATTGTTTGTGAAGAGCTAGAAAGAGGTGACACATCATTTCGTACAGCAGTATCAGTTCATACGGGACTTAATAGCATGACACTTTTGCAGTGGGGAAATGAATGGCAAAAGCGAAATTATCTTGTTCCTCAAGCTAAAGGTGAGAAAATTGGGGCATTTGGTTTAACGGAGCCTAATGCAGGATCTGATGTAGCCTCGATGAAAACATCAGCTATCAAGCAAGGTGATCACTACATACTAAACGGTCAGAAGACATGGATTTCATTATGTGATGTAGCAGATCATTTCCTCGTTTTTGCCTATACAGATACAAGTAAAAAACATCATGGAATCTCTGCTTTCATTGTTGAACGAACAATGCCTGGTTTTTCATCAAAAGCCATTAAAGGTAAGTTGGGCATTCGAGCTGGTAATACAGGTGAACTATTTTTTGACAATGTAAAAGTTCCAAAAGAGAACTTGCTAGGAGAAGAAGGGGAGGGCTTTAAAATTGCCATGTCTGCATTAGATAATGGAAGGTTTACTGTTGCAGCAGGAGCATGTGGGATTATTTCAGCCTGTCTTGAAGCAAGTGTTAAGTATTGCCATGAGCGGAGTACCTTCGGAAAAGAAATCGGTAAACATCAGCTTGTACAACAAATGCTTGCTAAGATGGAAGCAGGTTTACAAATGTCTCGTTTACTCGTTTATCGTGCAGGCTGTCTCAAAAATGAAGGAAAACGAAACACAAGGGAAACCTCGCTTGCAAAATGGCAGGCTTGCGATTTTGCTAACGAAGCAGCAAACGATGCTGTCCAAATTCATGGAGCATATGGCTACTCAGATGAATATCCAGTTGAAAGACATTTGCGAAATTCTAAGGCTCCGGTTATTTACGAAGGCACAAGAGAAATTCACACAATCATGCAAGCCGAATATGTACTTGGTTACCGTGAAGACAAGCCTCTCAACAAGACACTTCCTGCTTGGGAAGATATTGAGCAGTTGCTACACTGA
- a CDS encoding YceI family protein gives MTKSKWNLDPTHSGVDFSVKHMMFATVKGGFQSFNAEIEADPTDLTTADITFSIDLASVDTRNEDRDNHLRSADFFDVENHPTLTFKATNIEKTDENEYNVTGDLSLHGVTKSESFAVSFEGTGVDPWGNEKAGFAVEGKLKRSDYGLTWNAPLEAGGVLVGDQIKISLQLQAAKA, from the coding sequence ATGACAAAATCAAAATGGAATCTTGACCCAACACACAGCGGAGTAGACTTCTCTGTAAAACACATGATGTTTGCAACAGTTAAAGGTGGTTTTCAAAGCTTTAATGCTGAAATCGAGGCTGATCCAACTGACTTAACAACTGCTGATATTACATTTTCAATAGATTTAGCAAGTGTTGACACTCGTAACGAAGACCGTGACAACCACTTACGCTCTGCAGACTTTTTTGATGTTGAAAATCACCCAACTTTGACTTTTAAAGCTACAAACATTGAAAAAACTGATGAAAACGAGTATAACGTAACTGGAGATTTATCTTTACACGGTGTTACAAAATCCGAATCATTCGCAGTTTCTTTTGAAGGAACTGGTGTTGATCCATGGGGTAATGAAAAAGCTGGTTTTGCTGTAGAGGGCAAATTAAAGCGCAGTGATTATGGTCTAACTTGGAATGCACCATTAGAAGCTGGTGGAGTGTTAGTAGGCGATCAAATTAAAATTTCTCTTCAACTTCAAGCTGCAAAAGCTTAA
- the speD gene encoding adenosylmethionine decarboxylase, protein MVLTPEQRIQLHGFNNLTKSLSFNMYDVCYTKTREEREAYIEYIDEQYNADRLTKILKNVTDIIGAHVLNIAKQDYVPQGSSVTILVSEGPVVEVPTESYDESPGPLPEAVTMGLDKSHITVHTYPEYHPNEGISTFRADIDVSTCGEISPLKALNYLIHSFDTDIMTMDYRVRGFTRDINGDKLFIDHDISSIQNYIPDEVKEDFDMIDVNIYQENIFHTKCKLKKFDLNNYLFGYTKDKISKEEQEQITDKLTKEMDEIFYGKNIK, encoded by the coding sequence ATGGTGCTTACTCCAGAACAAAGAATCCAGTTACATGGTTTTAATAATTTAACAAAGTCACTAAGTTTTAATATGTATGATGTCTGTTATACAAAGACGAGGGAAGAGAGAGAAGCATATATTGAGTATATTGATGAGCAATACAATGCAGATCGTTTAACAAAAATTTTAAAAAATGTTACGGATATAATCGGTGCTCACGTCTTAAATATTGCAAAGCAAGACTATGTTCCACAAGGATCAAGTGTAACAATCTTAGTTTCTGAAGGTCCAGTTGTTGAGGTACCAACAGAATCCTATGATGAATCACCAGGTCCACTCCCTGAAGCAGTTACAATGGGACTAGATAAAAGTCATATTACGGTTCATACATACCCTGAATATCATCCAAATGAGGGAATAAGTACGTTTCGTGCTGATATTGATGTTTCCACATGCGGAGAGATTTCACCCCTTAAAGCACTAAATTACTTAATTCATTCCTTTGACACAGATATTATGACAATGGATTATAGAGTTAGGGGATTTACAAGAGACATTAATGGAGATAAATTATTTATTGATCATGATATCAGTTCTATTCAAAATTATATTCCTGATGAAGTAAAAGAAGATTTTGACATGATTGATGTGAATATTTATCAAGAGAATATTTTCCATACGAAGTGTAAGCTGAAGAAATTCGATTTGAACAACTATTTATTTGGATACACCAAAGATAAAATAAGTAAAGAAGAACAAGAGCAAATTACTGATAAACTAACGAAGGAAATGGATGAAATTTTCTACGGAAAGAATATAAAATAA
- a CDS encoding SDR family oxidoreductase yields MKVFVVGANGKIGKHLSERLNESENYTVLAMVRKEEQQREFENKGIETVIADLEGTVEELQEALNGCDAIVFTAGSGGSTGSDKTLLIDLDGAVKTMEAAEKAGIDRFIMVSALQANNRENWNENLKPYYVAKHYADKMLVQSNLNYTIIRPGGLLNEKGIGKITAGNEVPRATIPREDVATTIIEALENPNTYHKSFDIVSGEDPISTALNNL; encoded by the coding sequence ATGAAAGTATTTGTCGTTGGAGCAAATGGAAAAATAGGTAAACATTTATCTGAGCGTTTAAATGAGAGTGAAAACTACACTGTACTTGCAATGGTAAGGAAGGAAGAGCAACAGAGAGAATTTGAAAATAAAGGAATTGAAACAGTTATTGCTGATTTGGAAGGAACAGTTGAAGAACTACAAGAAGCATTAAATGGCTGTGATGCAATCGTATTTACTGCTGGATCCGGAGGAAGCACAGGATCTGATAAAACACTCCTAATTGATCTTGATGGAGCAGTAAAAACGATGGAGGCTGCTGAAAAAGCAGGTATTGACCGATTTATTATGGTAAGTGCTCTTCAAGCAAATAATCGGGAAAATTGGAACGAAAATCTTAAACCATATTATGTAGCTAAACACTATGCAGATAAAATGCTAGTACAATCAAACTTAAATTATACAATTATTCGCCCGGGCGGTTTACTTAATGAAAAGGGAATTGGAAAAATCACAGCAGGTAATGAAGTGCCAAGAGCAACAATTCCACGAGAAGATGTCGCAACAACAATAATTGAAGCTCTTGAAAATCCAAATACTTATCACAAGTCCTTTGATATTGTGTCAGGCGAAGATCCAATATCTACTGCATTAAATAATTTATAA
- the dacB gene encoding D-alanyl-D-alanine carboxypeptidase/D-alanyl-D-alanine endopeptidase, with the protein MAKLILCMVILSFTMISTFQAPSLTQAKQVDVFSPLHTLITEDPILEGAIAGVSIRSASNGDLLYSYNGDLSLTPASNLKLFTAASALASLGPDYSFQTELFTDGKVRRNEIKGNVYFVGHGDPTLRVNDIERMAKTLKKQGIQSITGDLIADDSWYDDVRYSVDLPWSDETAYYGAQISALTVSPDKDFDAGTVTIEVSPGQKNQKAEISIFPNTDFVTLINKTNTVSTDEESELTISRTHGKNEVIVEGTISYKALPIKEWVAVWDPTSYSLSVLKKALKQQGIKVKGRERKGVKPNHSKMLLTHQSIPLKEILIPFMKNSNNTHAEMLVKEMGKAHKQSGSWEAGLEVEKQTLTSLGIDVENMYLRDGSGISHVNAIQANSVTDLLYKSQSQAWFSSFYNSLPVAGVKEKKIGGTLRNRMKEEPLKENVVAKTGTLTNVSSISGYLTLSDGNKLIFSILMNHLKDEEQGKLLEEKILSVIAQTTL; encoded by the coding sequence ATGGCAAAATTAATTCTCTGCATGGTGATCTTATCATTTACAATGATAAGCACTTTTCAAGCCCCGTCTCTTACACAAGCAAAACAAGTGGACGTCTTTTCTCCATTACATACTCTAATAACAGAAGATCCTATACTAGAAGGAGCGATTGCAGGTGTTAGTATTCGTTCGGCTTCTAACGGTGATCTATTATATTCGTATAATGGAGATTTATCGTTAACCCCAGCATCCAATTTAAAATTATTCACGGCAGCATCAGCTTTAGCTTCCTTAGGGCCAGATTATTCTTTCCAAACGGAACTATTCACAGATGGAAAAGTTAGACGTAATGAAATAAAGGGAAATGTTTATTTTGTTGGACATGGTGATCCCACACTCCGTGTAAATGATATTGAAAGAATGGCTAAAACTCTTAAAAAACAAGGAATACAATCTATTACAGGAGATTTAATTGCTGATGATAGTTGGTATGATGATGTACGGTATTCAGTGGATCTTCCTTGGAGTGATGAAACAGCTTATTATGGTGCGCAAATTTCAGCCTTAACAGTTTCTCCTGATAAAGATTTTGATGCAGGAACGGTTACCATTGAGGTTTCTCCTGGTCAAAAAAATCAAAAGGCGGAAATTTCAATTTTTCCTAATACTGATTTTGTTACACTTATAAATAAAACTAACACAGTTTCCACAGATGAAGAAAGTGAGCTTACAATCTCACGTACTCATGGTAAAAATGAGGTCATTGTTGAAGGGACCATTTCATATAAAGCATTGCCCATAAAAGAGTGGGTGGCAGTATGGGATCCAACAAGCTATTCTCTTTCAGTCCTAAAAAAAGCATTAAAACAACAAGGAATTAAGGTGAAAGGTAGGGAACGTAAAGGGGTAAAACCAAATCATTCGAAAATGCTTCTTACACATCAATCAATTCCTCTAAAAGAAATACTTATTCCTTTCATGAAAAATAGTAACAATACACATGCGGAAATGCTTGTCAAAGAAATGGGGAAGGCTCACAAGCAATCTGGAAGCTGGGAAGCAGGTTTAGAGGTTGAAAAACAAACATTAACATCGCTCGGAATTGATGTTGAGAATATGTACTTAAGAGACGGATCGGGTATTTCTCATGTAAACGCTATTCAGGCAAACTCTGTTACAGATCTTTTATATAAATCTCAATCACAGGCATGGTTTTCGTCTTTCTATAACTCTTTACCAGTTGCAGGTGTAAAAGAAAAAAAAATAGGTGGTACACTGCGTAATCGGATGAAAGAAGAACCACTAAAAGAAAACGTAGTTGCGAAAACCGGTACACTTACTAATGTAAGCTCTATATCGGGTTATTTAACGTTGTCTGACGGAAATAAACTTATTTTTTCCATTTTGATGAATCATTTAAAAGATGAAGAGCAAGGTAAATTACTTGAAGAAAAAATTTTATCAGTAATCGCTCAAACTACATTGTAA
- a CDS encoding aldo/keto reductase: MESLQSTTTLHNGVKMPWFGLGVFKVEDGSEVVNSVLAAIKAGYRSIDTAAVYGNEEGVGKAIAECGVSRDELFITSKVWNADQGYVETIAAFEESLRKLQLDYLDLYLIHWPVPEQGKYVDTWKALEKLYHDGKIRAIGVSNFKEHHLQDLIDQADVKPMVNQVEYHPRLTQESLHEYCKKHQIQLEAWSPLMQGQLLDEPTLVEIAQKYNKSTAQIILRWDLQNKVVTIPKSIKPHRIEENANIFDFTLSEEDMKKISALNQDKRVGPDPDEFNVV, from the coding sequence ATGGAAAGCTTACAAAGTACTACAACATTACATAATGGCGTTAAAATGCCTTGGTTTGGTTTAGGAGTGTTTAAGGTAGAAGATGGGTCAGAGGTAGTAAATTCGGTTTTAGCTGCTATTAAAGCTGGCTATAGAAGTATTGATACTGCTGCGGTTTATGGGAATGAAGAGGGTGTTGGTAAGGCAATTGCGGAGTGTGGTGTGTCACGTGATGAATTGTTTATCACATCAAAGGTGTGGAATGCAGATCAAGGATATGTTGAAACAATCGCTGCATTTGAAGAAAGCTTAAGAAAGCTGCAGTTAGACTACCTGGATTTATATCTCATTCATTGGCCTGTACCTGAACAAGGGAAATACGTTGATACTTGGAAAGCATTAGAAAAGCTTTATCATGATGGGAAAATTCGTGCAATTGGCGTAAGTAACTTTAAGGAACACCATTTACAAGATCTTATTGATCAAGCTGATGTTAAACCAATGGTCAATCAGGTTGAATATCATCCACGGTTAACACAAGAAAGTCTACACGAATATTGTAAAAAGCATCAAATTCAACTAGAAGCATGGTCACCATTAATGCAAGGTCAGTTACTAGACGAGCCAACACTAGTGGAAATTGCTCAAAAATATAATAAATCAACAGCACAAATTATCTTGCGATGGGATCTACAAAATAAGGTTGTTACAATTCCTAAATCAATTAAGCCTCATCGTATTGAAGAAAATGCAAATATTTTTGATTTCACACTAAGTGAAGAAGATATGAAAAAAATTAGTGCGTTGAACCAAGACAAGCGTGTTGGTCCAGATCCTGATGAATTTAATGTAGTGTAA
- a CDS encoding YjcZ family sporulation protein, giving the protein MGATGGYGYGAGFALIVVLFILLIIIGASYVGYGY; this is encoded by the coding sequence ATGGGCGCTACAGGTGGATACGGTTATGGAGCTGGTTTTGCTCTAATCGTTGTTTTGTTTATTCTTTTAATTATCATTGGAGCTTCTTACGTTGGTTACGGATACTAA
- a CDS encoding SOS response-associated peptidase: MCGRFTLATNQDVIEDQFQLIINEELTYRYNIAPSQDVFVIGSNGQQRVATNMRWGLIPPWSKDVKIGHKMINARSETIEQKVSFKNPFRQKRCLIISDGFYEWKKTESGKQPYRFVMKDRRPFAFAGLWECWNKGSEPLFTCTILTTTSNEVTKDVHDRMPVILPPNSYDTWLDREEDNIEHLKSLLVPYDAKLMDLYPVSALVNTPKNDQKECLEPLNSE; this comes from the coding sequence ATGTGTGGTCGGTTTACACTTGCAACAAATCAAGATGTAATTGAAGATCAGTTTCAGCTAATTATCAATGAAGAACTTACATACAGATATAACATTGCTCCATCTCAGGATGTTTTCGTTATAGGATCAAACGGACAGCAACGTGTAGCTACAAACATGCGATGGGGATTAATTCCACCTTGGTCAAAAGATGTGAAAATCGGACATAAAATGATCAATGCACGTTCTGAAACAATTGAACAAAAAGTAAGTTTTAAAAATCCGTTTCGACAAAAAAGATGCTTAATTATTAGTGATGGTTTTTATGAATGGAAAAAAACAGAGAGTGGTAAACAACCCTACCGATTTGTGATGAAGGATAGACGACCGTTTGCTTTTGCCGGTTTATGGGAATGTTGGAATAAGGGCTCCGAACCATTGTTCACGTGTACGATATTAACAACTACCTCAAATGAGGTAACAAAAGATGTTCATGATCGAATGCCTGTGATCTTGCCACCCAATTCATATGATACATGGTTGGATCGGGAAGAAGATAATATTGAACACTTAAAGTCATTGTTAGTACCCTATGATGCTAAACTCATGGATCTATACCCAGTTTCTGCTCTTGTAAATACTCCTAAAAATGA